From Pristis pectinata isolate sPriPec2 chromosome 43, sPriPec2.1.pri, whole genome shotgun sequence, one genomic window encodes:
- the LOC127566616 gene encoding C3a anaphylatoxin chemotactic receptor-like, which translates to MSLCADRSNSTHDFQDDLSPALSILSQILFFLSILLGVPGNGAVVWVTGFKMKRNVHTVCFLNLAVADLTYCLTLPLQLAGFSVESWRRDHLLQMFLLCAVNLNMSSSIFLLTLISISRCLAVTRPIWFCQHLRLAWVRAACFGAWGLAFLTCLPIFLSWLIDPHLGDKACVSLQVGRAVFTFGLPVVIMASCYLLIARELRGKQFSKSRKPVVLIVTVVAAFIICWLPITVCRLLRAFQLVPTLWMFFTFHLASFNSALNPLLYVFVGRDVRQVFRRSPAATLRLAFADEEVRVGERPCDSAVNMPSDIP; encoded by the coding sequence ATGTCACTCTGCGCAGACCGGTCCAACTCCACCCACGATTTCCAAGACGACCTGTCGCCAGCGCTAAGCATCTTGTCCCAGATCTTATTCTTCCTCAGCATCCTGCTGGGCGTCCCCGGCAACGGCGCGGTCGTCTGGGTGACGGGCTTCAAGATGAAGAGGAACGTCCACACGGTGTGTTTCCTGAACCTGGCTGTGGCggacctgacctactgcctcaccctCCCCTTGCAGCTGGCCGGCTTCTCGGTTGAATCCTGGCGCCGAGACCACCTCCTCCAGATGTTCCTCCTCTGTGCCGTCAATCTTAACATGTCCTCCAGCATCTTCCTGTTGACCCTGATCAGCATCTCTCGCTGCCTGGCCGTCACTCGGCCCATCTGGTTCTGCCAACACCTGCGCCTGGCTTGGGTGCGTGCGGCCTGCTTCGGGGCCTGGGGCCTGGCCTTCCTcacctgcctgcccatcttcctgTCCTGGCTGATTGACCCGCATCTCGGGGACAAGGCCTGCGTCTCGTTGCAGGTAGGTCGGGCCGTCTTCACCTTCGGCCTCCCCGTTGTGATCATGGCCTCCTGCTACCTCCTGATTGCCCGGGAGCTGCGCGGGAAACAGTTCTCCAAGTCCAGGAAGCCCGTCGTCCTCATCGTGACCGTGGTGGCGGCTTTTATCATCTGCTGGCTTCCCATCACTGTTTGCCGCCTTCTCCGGGCCTTTCAACTTGTTCCCACGCTGTGGATGTTCTTTACCTTTCACTTGGCCTCCTTCAACAGCGCCCTCAACCCCCTTCTCTACGTCTTCGTCGGCCGCGACGTCCGTCAGGTCTTCAGGCGCTCCCCAGCCGCCACGCTCCGCCTGGCCTTCGCCGACGAGGAGGTCAGAGTTGGAGAGCGACCCTGTGACTCCGCCGTCAACATGCCGAGCGACATCCCCTAA